The following are encoded together in the Sphingomicrobium clamense genome:
- the hemB gene encoding porphobilinogen synthase: MSHFPALRLRRGRQSAWMRDLLAEHRLHPSDLVWPLFVVDGDKEEQPIGTLPGVSRWSIDLLVERAREAHDAGIKLVALFPNTPADRRSDDGKEALNADNLVCRAIAAIKDAVPDIGVMADVALDPYTSHGHDGLLADDGSVDNDRTVAILAQQAIVQARAGADIVAPSDMMDGRIGAIREVLEENGHTNTAIMAYSAKYASAFYGPFREAVGSGDRLKGDKRGYQMDFRNSAEALREIEQDLDEGADFVMVKPGLAYLDIIARARDAFEAPIFAYSTSGEYAMFEAAAATGAGERDAMIMETLLAFKRAGCTGILTYHALEIARKLA; this comes from the coding sequence ATGAGCCATTTTCCCGCCCTTCGCCTGCGCCGTGGACGTCAATCGGCCTGGATGCGCGACCTGCTCGCCGAGCATCGCCTCCATCCCAGCGACCTCGTATGGCCGCTCTTCGTGGTCGATGGTGACAAGGAGGAGCAGCCGATCGGCACGCTGCCCGGCGTGTCGCGCTGGAGCATCGACTTGCTGGTCGAGCGTGCTCGCGAAGCACATGATGCCGGGATCAAGCTGGTCGCGCTGTTTCCCAACACTCCCGCCGACCGTCGCAGCGACGATGGCAAGGAAGCGCTCAACGCCGACAACCTCGTCTGCCGCGCAATTGCCGCGATCAAGGACGCCGTGCCCGACATTGGCGTCATGGCCGACGTCGCGCTCGACCCTTACACCAGCCACGGCCATGACGGCCTCCTCGCCGACGATGGCAGCGTCGACAATGACCGCACGGTCGCCATTCTCGCGCAGCAGGCCATCGTCCAGGCACGCGCCGGTGCCGACATCGTCGCGCCTTCAGACATGATGGACGGCCGTATCGGCGCGATCCGCGAGGTGCTTGAGGAAAACGGTCATACCAACACCGCGATCATGGCCTACTCGGCGAAATACGCTTCGGCCTTCTACGGTCCCTTCCGCGAGGCCGTCGGGTCGGGCGACCGCTTGAAAGGCGACAAGCGCGGCTACCAGATGGATTTTCGCAACAGCGCCGAGGCGCTGCGCGAGATCGAGCAGGATCTCGACGAAGGCGCCGATTTCGTGATGGTCAAGCCGGGTCTTGCCTATCTCGACATCATCGCCCGTGCTCGCGACGCGTTCGAAGCCCCGATCTTCGCCTATTCGACCAGCGGTGAATATGCGATGTTCGAGGCCGCTGCCGCGACCGGGGCAGGGGAACGCGACGCGATGATCATGGAAACGCTGCTCGCCTTCAAACGTGCAGGCTGCACCGGCATCCTCACCTATCACGCGCTCGAGATTGCCAGGAAACTCGCATGA
- a CDS encoding YegS/Rv2252/BmrU family lipid kinase: protein MSEASPKQAILVVNAMSRRGEEAFEQACELIEGAGIELIERHAVDDPNDLRPTIEQAIQKAPMVIVGGGDGTISSFAGSFKNKDTVLAVLPLGTANSFARTLGFPIELEEAAQAITDGKVEKIDLGCIDGHWFANVAALGLSPLIAETIPDKLKKYLSFLGYILWAAYMAFRFHPFRLTVDIDGQRETHWSTEVRIANGRFHGGVELVEDADIEDGRITVQAITGKSLWHLAWSWFTTVFHLRARERTWREWEAPELKLETQPPKKISVDGEIRASTPCEVKVMRHAIRVVVPA, encoded by the coding sequence ATGAGTGAGGCTTCCCCCAAACAGGCGATCCTGGTCGTCAACGCCATGAGCCGGCGCGGCGAAGAAGCGTTCGAGCAGGCGTGCGAACTGATCGAGGGGGCAGGCATCGAGCTGATCGAGCGCCATGCGGTCGACGATCCGAACGATCTGCGTCCGACGATCGAACAAGCGATCCAAAAGGCGCCGATGGTCATTGTCGGCGGGGGCGACGGGACGATTTCGAGTTTTGCCGGCAGCTTCAAGAACAAGGATACGGTGCTCGCCGTGTTGCCACTCGGGACCGCCAACAGTTTCGCCCGCACGCTCGGCTTTCCGATCGAGCTGGAAGAGGCGGCGCAGGCGATTACGGACGGCAAGGTCGAGAAAATCGATCTCGGTTGCATCGACGGCCACTGGTTCGCCAATGTCGCCGCGCTCGGCCTCTCGCCGCTGATCGCCGAGACGATACCCGACAAACTCAAGAAATATCTGTCGTTTCTCGGCTACATCCTGTGGGCGGCCTATATGGCCTTCCGTTTCCACCCGTTCCGGTTGACCGTCGACATTGACGGCCAGCGCGAGACGCACTGGTCGACCGAGGTGCGGATCGCCAACGGGCGCTTTCACGGCGGGGTCGAGCTGGTCGAGGATGCCGACATTGAGGACGGGCGGATCACGGTGCAGGCGATCACCGGCAAGTCGCTCTGGCACCTCGCCTGGAGCTGGTTCACGACCGTCTTCCACCTGCGCGCACGCGAGCGGACGTGGCGCGAGTGGGAAGCGCCCGAGCTCAAGCTCGAGACGCAGCCCCCCAAAAAGATCAGCGTGGACGGCGAAATCCGCGCCTCGACCCCGTGCGAGGTCAAGGTCATGCGGCACGCGATCCGCGTCGTCGTGCCCGCCTAA